The following coding sequences are from one Lipingzhangella halophila window:
- a CDS encoding carbohydrate ABC transporter permease — translation MPTETRRAGPPATGAQTPQRRSAGRALKHAMLIAFGLVMLYPLLWMVVSSFKPTEDIFSEPGLIPSTFTLDNYTEGWTALEYPFHHYIFNSLVVVAGAVIGNLLACSMAAYAFARLEFTGRKLFFAVMLMTIMLPVHVVIVPQYILFSELGWINTFYPIIVPKLLATDAFFIFLMVQFIRGLPRDLDEAARIDGCGHARIFWRIILPLCTPALATTAIFTFIWTWNDFFAQLVFLVDPEMYTVPVALRTFSDSTTQTSWGPLFAMSAISLGPIFGFFLAGQRYLVRGIATTGIK, via the coding sequence ATGCCGACTGAGACGCGCCGCGCCGGTCCACCCGCCACCGGCGCCCAGACCCCCCAGCGGCGGAGCGCGGGCCGGGCGTTGAAGCACGCCATGCTGATCGCGTTCGGGCTGGTCATGCTCTACCCGCTGCTGTGGATGGTGGTGAGCTCGTTCAAGCCCACCGAGGACATCTTCAGCGAGCCCGGACTGATCCCGTCGACGTTCACCCTGGACAACTACACCGAGGGGTGGACGGCGCTGGAGTACCCGTTCCACCACTACATCTTCAACTCCCTGGTGGTGGTGGCCGGGGCGGTGATCGGCAACCTGCTGGCCTGCTCCATGGCCGCCTACGCGTTCGCCCGGTTGGAGTTCACCGGGCGGAAACTCTTCTTCGCCGTCATGCTGATGACGATCATGCTCCCGGTTCACGTGGTGATCGTCCCGCAGTACATCCTGTTCTCCGAGCTTGGCTGGATCAACACGTTCTACCCGATCATCGTCCCGAAGCTGCTCGCGACCGACGCGTTCTTCATCTTCCTGATGGTGCAGTTCATCCGCGGGCTGCCGCGCGACCTGGACGAGGCCGCGCGCATCGACGGGTGCGGGCACGCCCGCATCTTCTGGCGGATCATCCTGCCGCTGTGCACGCCCGCGCTGGCCACCACGGCGATCTTCACCTTCATCTGGACCTGGAACGACTTCTTCGCCCAGCTGGTCTTCCTCGTGGACCCGGAGATGTACACCGTCCCCGTCGCCCTGCGTACGTTCTCTGACTCGACGACACAGACCTCGTGGGGACCGCTGTTCGCGATGTCGGCCATCTCGCTGGGACCGATTTTCGGGTTCTTCCTGGCCGGACAGCGGTACCTGGTCAGGGGCATCGCGACCACCGGCATCAAGTGA
- a CDS encoding carbohydrate ABC transporter permease, with translation MRRRETLAAYAFLAPWFLGLIGITIGPILASLYFSFTDYSMIGGSDWVGLQNYRDMIGDPRLHSALVVTFQYVFVSVPLQLALALALAMVLDRGVRGLPIYRSVYYLPSLLGASVAIAVLWRQVFGANGLINQVLAYFEIQGVGWVSHPDYALGTLVILNVWTFGAPMVIFLAGLRQIPAMYYEAASVDGAGPVRRFFSVTVPMLTPIIFFNLVLQMINAFQTFTQAFIVSSGSGGPSDSTLFYTLYLYQRGFGAFEMGYASAMAWLLLLIIGGFTVLNFVAARYWVFYAD, from the coding sequence ATGCGGCGCCGCGAGACACTCGCCGCCTACGCCTTCCTCGCGCCCTGGTTCCTGGGCCTCATCGGCATCACGATCGGTCCGATCCTGGCGTCGCTGTACTTCTCGTTCACCGACTACAGCATGATCGGCGGCTCCGACTGGGTCGGGCTGCAGAACTACCGCGACATGATCGGTGACCCCCGGCTGCACAGCGCGCTCGTCGTGACGTTCCAGTACGTCTTCGTCTCGGTGCCGCTGCAGCTCGCGCTGGCGCTGGCGCTCGCCATGGTGCTGGACCGGGGCGTGCGCGGGCTGCCGATCTACCGTTCCGTGTACTACCTGCCCTCACTGCTGGGCGCGAGTGTGGCGATCGCCGTCCTGTGGCGCCAGGTGTTCGGCGCCAACGGTCTGATCAACCAGGTTCTGGCCTACTTCGAGATCCAGGGCGTGGGCTGGGTTTCGCACCCCGACTACGCGCTGGGCACCCTGGTCATCCTGAATGTCTGGACGTTCGGCGCGCCCATGGTGATCTTCCTGGCCGGGCTGCGGCAGATTCCCGCGATGTACTACGAGGCCGCCAGCGTCGACGGGGCGGGCCCGGTCCGCCGGTTCTTCTCGGTCACCGTCCCCATGCTGACGCCGATCATCTTCTTCAACCTGGTGCTGCAGATGATCAACGCCTTCCAGACCTTCACCCAGGCGTTCATCGTCAGCTCCGGATCGGGCGGTCCGTCCGACTCCACGCTCTTCTACACGCTCTACCTCTACCAGCGCGGATTCGGAGCGTTCGAGATGGGCTACGCATCGGCGATGGCGTGGCTGCTGCTGTTGATCATCGGAGGGTTCACCGTGCTGAACTTCGTCGCCGCGAGGTACTGGGTCTTCTATGCCGACTGA